In bacterium, the genomic window CAGCGTTCCGATCAAGATCCCCGATAGGTGTTTGGTGCAGACGTGGTCTGCAACCGTGAGAGAAACGCAAGACAGAACCGAGGAGAAGCGAAGCGCCTGAAACAAACGACCGGAGCAACACTTGGCCGGCGTCAACGGACGTCTGCGCCTATTGACAACCGGGGGCCTGATAGGTGTTATACGGCTGTTCGCGATGAGCTACACCTCAATGAACGGGGAGGCCCTACTTAAGGGGGAGCTTCAACGCGGCGCAAGGACGACCCGCACCTTTCGATTGAGACATTGGAGTTGAGCACCCGATGGGATCGAATCGAACTGAACGTGCGCTGGATGCGAAACCTCCAACGTTTCGGCGTCGAGCCACTGCAGCGTAAGATCCAGGCCCACTCCGCTTGCCGAATAGGAGCCGCCACCGCATTTGCCACGGTCGAATGTGACGTACACCTGCGAGTGGGGAGGATCGTGGTCGAGTTCGAACTCAAGAACTCGAGCCTTCGCCCAGCCTTCCGGAGAGAGGACTCCGGGTTCGTTCCAGTCCGCGAGATTCTCGGATGAGCAGCTCACTGCTACGACCGTCGCCAGGAGCACCGCACGAATCATCTGCACGCCGGCTAACTACTATTCGACAACCGCGCTCCATGCGCGGCTGAGTCGGATAACGTCCGACCGTCAAAATCATTTTCTCCCAAAGAACAGCGGCTTACAACCCGTTTCGTCTTATTCGGCGCCTTATTCCGACCGTGCGAGTCGCATAAATATTTATCTTGGCAGGCTGACGGGCCGGCGTCCTGCCTGATCTCTGGCGAGGGTCGGTGACTGAATCGCTCGGTGCCAACGGTGGACTTCGGTCCGTTCTCCGGTCGATTCTCCGGATCGGAAGAGCGGGAAGCCGCGCTAGATACCCGAACCCGAGTCTTCGTACCCGACGTGGATGCCGCATTCGCGGTTTTCTTCGGACTCCCACCACCAACGTCCGGCGCGCTCGTCTTCACCTTCGCGGATGGCTCGACTGCAGGGCGCGCAGCCCACGCTCGGGTAACCCTCTGCGTGTAGCGCGTTGATCGGAACACTGTTTCGGTTCACGTAGTCGAGCACATCGGAGCGAGTCCAGGCGGCCAGCGGGTTGAACTTGATGCGACCGTCGTGCACCTCATCGACTTCGATGTTCGCGACGTTTTCACGCGTGACGGACTGGCCCGAGCGCAGTCCCGCGATCCAGGCGTCCAGGTCCGCCATCGCGCGTTCGAGCGGTTCAACCTTGCGCACCGCACAGCACTGCTTGCGCTTGTCGGCGGTCTCGTAGAACAGGTTCAAGCCGTCCTTGCGCACCATCGACTGCACACTCTCCGGATTGGGGAAGTACACCTCGACTTCCATGTCGTAACGATCGCGCACGCGGTCCATCAGGTTGTAGGTCTCCTGATGAAGTCGGCCCGTGTCGATCGTGAATACGCGCGTAAGCTTGGGGTCGATCTTGTGCATCAGATCGAGAATCACCAGGCCCTCGGGTGAACCGAAGCTGGCCGAAAGCGCGATGCGCGGGGCGAAGCGTTCGAAACCCCATTCCAGAACCTTCTCGGCAGACCAGTCGGCCATGGTGCCCGACTGCACCTCGTCGAGAATACTCGGCGCCATTCTAGGAGTGTCCACGAGCGTGAGCTGCGGCATCAACGCTTCCTTCCTGTAATTCTACGGTACCAAACCGTATGAATTCTTCGGTTCTTCGGGATATTAGCATAGTATTAGACTCGGGAATTATCGTCAAAACCCCGCTCTATTCTCGACTCCTATGATGTAGATTTATCCGCTCAGGTTTCCAGCTTCCTGCTCCGTTCTCAGGGTGTGAGGAAAATCCCCCAATCCCTCGCGGCAGTGCTGGTTCTGGTGCTTCTGGCCTTCTTGTCCGGAGTTGTCCCCGACTGGGCTGAAGCCCGCGGTCGCAAACATCGAAATCGCTCCGAGCCCGTCGATCTGTACGACGCATATCGGGTCGATGCGCTGGATCCGATCTCCGGCGGCGTGCCCTCCGACGTGCAGGTCCTGACCGATGCCGGGCCGCGCGCCTGGCCCAACCGGGTGCGTGAGGATTTTGAGCGGCGAGTGCGCGAAGAGTGGAGCACGGACCGCATCTACGGTCCGGTGCACGCGAACCTGGGAATGTGGCTGAGTTATCCGCTGGTGACCGCGCGGGTGGGTGGGCGCGTGCTGGTGCCCGTGATCGATCGCGAACGATTGCCCATCAGTGGACGCCTGGAATTGCCTGAGTCCAATGGACCGCGGCGCGTGATCGTACTGGTCGATGCATCGGCCAGCGCCAACTCGCGCACAGCCTTCCAGGGACCGAACGGCCGCACTGTGCAGATTCCCGTACTCGAAGCGGAGCGGCGCGCACTCGATCACCTGATCGAAATGCTCGACGGCGACACACTCGAGATCGGCGTGATCGCATTTGGCGAATCGACCTGGCCGATCATCAAGCCGGGCCGAGATCCGGAAGCGCTGCGAAATGCACTGGCGCGTTTCCGCCGCGAGTTTCCCAGAGGAGACGGACGCACCGACGCCGTGTGTGCGCTCTGGAGCGCACGCGACTGGCTCGAAGACACGCCCTCGGGAATGGACCGCGAAATCGTCCTGCTGACGGACGGCGATCTGCCGCATTCCGGGCGCTTTACCGAGTGCCGCATGTCTCGGGCCTCCAAGAATCGGGACACCTCCGCGTGTGAGGCGCGACGCAATGTGTCGCCCTGTCCGTCGAGCCACGTGTTCGGTCGCGGTGATGGCATGTCCGATATCGTCCAGATGGCCAGCTTCGGGCGCAAGAACCGGCGCAAGCTGCGCGTGCATCCGCTGGTCTTCGAGGCGGATCGCAGCGCGCGCGTGTGGCAACAACTCGCGCGGCGCACGCGTGGCCGCATGGTGCGCGTGCCCTCGCCGGCAGCCATCGAGGTCGCCCTGCCCGCCCTGGTGTCGCGCAGCATCAAAGGCCTGTTCGCGCGCAATGTGACGACGGGCAACCAGACCCAGGACCTGCTGGGCGAAGATCGCAGTCACTTCACCGGGGAGCTTCAGCTACAGCAGGGAGCCAATGACGTGGAAATCCGCGTGGAGAGCGAGCGCGGCCTGTCCGGTCTGTTTCGCTTTCGCGTGTACTCGGAGCCGGGCTATCTGAAACACTACCTGGCCGAGTTGCGAGACGAGAACGAGAGCTTGAAGAGCGCTCGCGACACACTGGTCGAGGATGCCCGCTCGCAAGGCAAGGCGAAGCAGATCGAGCGCCAACGCAAACTCGAGATCGAAATACCGGCCGCTCCGCGCCGCTGAATCGGGTTCTCGACGCTGGATCACCGCCCGACAGCGGCGATCGCGGCGTTCTTTCGGGAATCTCTGGCAGAGCCCGTCCGACGTGGCAGAATGCCCTGAATGTCTTTCAAGGTCTTCATAGACGGGCACGCGGGCACCACGGGTCTGCGCATTCGGGACTGGCTTCGGGATCGCGACGACCTCGAACTGATCGAGATCGAAACCGCGCAGCGCAAGAGTCCCGAGGCGCGACGCAAATTCCTCAACGCCGCGGACCTGGTCGTCCTGTGCCTGCCCGATGATGCAGCCCGCGAGGCCGTGTCGTGGATCGACAACCCGGATACGCGCGTGATCGACACGAGCACGGCCCATCGGGTGGCCGACGGTTGGGTGTACGGAATCCCCGAACTCCTTCCCGATCAACGAGAAGCGATCCGTTCCTCGAAGCGGGTTTCGAATTCGGGTTGTTATGCCCTTGCATCGGCGATCACCCTGCGGCCGCTAGTCGACGCAGACCTGCTGGACAGTTCTTCCCCCATCGCGATTCACGCCTTGTCCGGTTACTCGGGTGGCGGACGCCAGAAGATCGAGCAGTGGGAGGATCCGGAACACGGGTTGTTGACGCTTCCCTACGAAGCGCCGTACTCACTCGACAGATTGCACAAGCACATGCCCGAGATCCAGAAGCACGCCAGACTGGATCACTCTCCTGTGTTCGTACCCGCAGTCGGACCCTTTCGCTGCGGCATGCGCGTGCAGATTCCCCTGCACACCACGCAATTGAAGCCCGGGAGCGGCGACGCGAGCGTCAGCGGGAAACAGCTCTGGGAGTGCCTCGACGCGCGCTATCGCGGCGAGATCTTCGTCAAGGTGATCCCCGTGCAGGAACCATTCGCGAGTGACGAACGCGCGCTCGATCCGCGGGCGTGCAACGATACCAATCGCATCGAACTGCGCGTCATCCCGCACCCGGCGGGACACGTCCTGCTGGTGGCCACGCTCGACAATCTCGGCAAGGGCGCAGCCGGTGCCGCCATTCAGAATCTCAACCTGATGCTCGGCGTGGCCGAGGACGAAGGCCTTCCCGCCTGAACAGATGAGTTGTGGTCAGAACCAGGGCCTGTCAGTGGCGATCGTCTTCCAGACGTTCGCCGAGCAGATCGACGACCAGTTCCGAATCGATGCGCTGGATGCCGAGACGCGAGATGCGCGTCATCTCTGGTCGAGGTGCGTGGTACATCTCGAACCAGCGACGCGATGTCGTATCGTGCACCAGGATGCGGAAGTATCCGTCCACCTCGCGCGGGTGTGCAATCACCTCGATGCTCAGGTTCTCCGGTTGGACCGGCGCAATCTCGCGCACAGCCTGATAGAAGAGCGATGGCTCCATAGCGGCGTTGCGTCGGCGCAGCGAAATCCAATCCAGACAGGAAGGGGCCGAGTGAATGCGCTGTGATTCGAGCGTCGTGCCGAGTTCGCGCGCGCAGCGAGCGATCTCGAGGTCGCGCTCGTAGCCGGGCGCTGGACCTTCGGCCGCGTAGTAATCGTTGATCGTTGGCGGGTGCTCTCCGAAGAGAATCCCCAGGTACACGACGATGTTCTCCTCGACCTGCTCGTCGGTGTAGTAGGCCGGAATCTCCGGCGGCTTACCGGGAAGGCAGGCGAGCGAGAACACAGTCAGCGCCGAAACCGCCAGACGGAGACGCGTACGGATGAGCGTGAGAATCATGAATACGAAACTAGCGTCGGGTTTGTGTGACGGCCGCTGGCTGCGGCGTCAGCGGCGCAAGGAGGTGCCCGCCGTCCATTACTGACCGGACTCTCGCGCCACATCGGCGGACGCTCAAGAAGACCGGAATGAACCACCTCAGAGGCTCAGAGTGCAAACGCCAGCCACGCGGGCAACGCGGCAAACGCGAGCAACGTGGACAGGACGACCAGACTCGCAACCTCTTCCGGTGCGCGGTCGTAACGCTGCGCCATCAAGTAGTTGAAGACCGCCGCCGGCATCGCGCATTGAATGATCACGACGCTGCGCGAGATTCCTTCCAGTTCGAAGAACCCGGCCAGGAGTACGCCGACCGCCCCGCCCATGAGCAGGCGCGCACTCGCGAGCACGAGCGTGCGCGAGAAATTCGAAACGTGCATCTCTCCGATCGACACGCCCAGAGTGATGAGCATGAGTGGAATCGTGAAGTCACCCAGAAGGCCCGTGGTGTCGGTGATGAAGCCGGGAACGCTGACACCCGACCACAACACCGCGATCGCGATCGCCCCGGCCAACGCGAGCGGGTTGGTCAGCGGTTCCCGCCACGAAAACCTACCGGACCAGATGGCGACCCCGACGGTGAAGTGAGTGATCGAATGCGTCGCAAAAAACGCCAGACCGAGCGCCAGACCCTCTTCGCCCAGCGCGAACAGGCACAGAGGCATGCCCATATTGCCAGTATTGCCGAAGATCAAAGGCGACAGATAGGTGCGCGAAGGCAGGCGCATCGCGCGCAACAGCAACCAGCCCCCCGCCCCGCTGAGCGCCATGGCGAGCATCGAGATTCCAGCGAGGAGTACGAATTCGTCCGTGCCGCCCGCGAGTCCGACCATCTTCGAGAACACCAGACACGGTGCGCCCACGTTCATGATCAGGTCGGTGATCATCTTGCGATCGTAGTTCACGCCGAGGCGAACCCAGGTAAATCCGACGGCCGCGCAGATGAAGGTGGGTGCGACGATGCCGAAGAGTTCGAAGATCAAGGGATGGCGCCCCAGCTGGAAAGCCGGAGGGAATCGCTCAAGCGATCGCCGTCCAGGCCAGGTCGATGAGCATCATGCCAAACAGGCCCATGAGGTACAGCAGTGAAACGCTGAACAGTCGACGGGCACTCGCGGTGTCGCGGCGCCGGTGCAAAACGACGGCCTGGCCGAAGAAAACGCAGCCGAGCACGAGCGCACTGACTCCGTAGATCGGTCCCAACATCCCGTGGGCAAGCGGAAGCAAGCTCAGGGGAATCAATGCGGCAATCCACATCAAGATCCGTCTGCGCGTCGCCTCGGCACCGATGCGATCGGGCAGCATCGGAAAACCGGCCTGTCGGTAGTCGCTCTGGCGATACAAGGCAATTGCGTAGAAGTGGGGCGGCTGCCACATGAAGATGATGGCGAACAGGAGCCAGCCGGCGGCTCCAACACTCCCGCCAATCGCCGCATCGGCAATCAGCGGGCAGATCGCTCCCGACACCCCCCCCACGACGACGGCAAACGGCGTGCGCGGTTTGAGCCACAGGGTGTAGATGAAGACGTAGAAGGCGATCGCGGCGAGCGCGATTCCGGCGGGAACGGGCCCGGCCGAAATCCAGAGCGTTGCCACGGCCAGTAGCGAAAGCGTCAGACCGAAGATCAGCGCATGGACCGGCTCGATCTGGCCCGAAGGCAGAGGACGCGATCGGGTGCGCTCCATTTGCGAATCGCGATCTCGTTCCAGGTAGCTGTTCAGCGCATTCGCGGCCCCGGCGGCAAGGGCCGTTCCGAGCAGGACCACGATCATCACATTCGGGCTGGGCCAGGCGCCTCCGGCCATGATCAGCGCAGGCAAGCCCGAGAACAGAACGAGGGGTAGGAGCCGTGGTTTGGTCAGCCCGAAATAGCTCGCAACCGTACTCATGAAGCGGCTCCTCCAGACCGGAATTCTGCCGGACGCATTTCGACCCTCGAGCGATCGAGCCTACCGATCGGCCTCGGACCGGTCAAGCGGATCCCTTTGTAGATCGAGCATCTGCATCGCTTTGCGGGCCTTGCCTCGCTGCGGACGCTCTCGAATTCGGGGTCGCTGGGGAGTTCTGTTTCCCCGGGTCCGCCCGGAGCTCTACTTGAGCTTGGTTTCCTTGAAGATCACGTGCTTGCGGACCTTGGGGTCGTACTTCTTGAGTTCGAGCTTGTCGGGGGTGGTCTGCCGGTTCTTCATCGTGGTGTAGAAGAAGCCGGTTCCCGCCGTGCTCTCGAGCTTGATCTTTTCGCGTGCGCCCTTGGCCATATCGATCTCCTGGAAGGATCGGGAGCTTGCCATATCGGCACCGATCTGTCGCGAGTTCAGCGGCTCTCCTCTCGGGATCCAGGCTTGACGGGAAGAGGGGTTCCTGGGATTTTGGCGCTAATGTCGTTGCCGCTAGACGGAATCCGGGTCGTAGAAATCGCCACCTTCGTGGCCGTCCCCTCGGCCGGAGCCCTGCTCGCCGACCTGGGCGCGGAGGTCATCAAGGTAGAGGTCCCGCAGGGGGAAACCTACAGGAACAGCCGGCCCAGGATGGCCGGTTTCAAGGTCGAGTTCGACGCCTCGCCCCAGTACGAGATGAGCAATCGCGGCAAGAAGTCGCTGGTTCTCGACCTGACTCGCCCCGAAGCCCTCGAAGCCCTGCGGCGCGTGATCGATCGCTGCGACATAGTGCTGACGAATATGCTGCCCGGGCGCTGTGAGCGCTTCGGGCTCGACGCCGCCACTCTGCGGCCCGAGCGACCCGCCCTGATCTACGCCGCGCTCAATGGCTACGGACGTGGCGGCGAGGAAGCCGACAAACCCGCCTTCGACTACGCAGCGTACTGGGCGCGCACCGGCATGATGGACCTGATTCGACATCCCGACGCCGCGCCGACTTTTCAGCGTCCCGGAGTCGGCGATCACGCTGCGGGCTTGAGCCTGGTCTGCGGAATACTGGCGGCCCTTCGCACGCGCGACAAGACGGGTGAGGGGCAGGAGATCGACGTGTCCCTGTTGCAGATCGGGATGTACGTGCAGGGCAATGACCTGTCCCAGGTTCTGGTCGCGGGCCACTCGCCGCCCTTGCACGATCGCGCCAAGCCGGCCAATCCACTCTGGAACTTCTACCCGACGGCAGACGAGCGCTGGATCGTGGTCGTGATGATCGAATCGGATCGCTACTGGCCGATCCTGTGCGAAGCCCTCGAGCGTCCGGATCTTCTGGCCGACGAACGCTTTGACGGGCCGGTTCCGCGGTTCCGCAACTCGCAGGCCCTGGTCGAAATCCTCGACGAGGTATTCCGCTCGCGCACCTTGAGCGAATGGGAAGTCATACTGACACAGCATCGTGTGATCTGGTCTCCCGTCCGCGAGATGCACGAGATCCTGGACGATCCGCAGGTCAAGGCGATGGGTTATCTGGAAACGGTGGACCATCCGCGCGTCGGTCGCTTCTCCACGGTCGGTGCGCCGCTGAGCATGTCGGCCCATCGCCTGAGTTCGAACCGACCCGCTCCCGAACTCGGCGCCGACAGCGAAGACGTCTTGCGCGAGTCCGGCTTGACCGCGCAGGAAATCGCGAAGCTCCTGCCCTGACCCGGAAGTCCGGCCGCCGCGCGCTCAGCTCGGCTTGAGCGCGTCGACGACGCTCCAGTAACCGGTCGTCGCGCGGCAACGCGCCGAATCGAAGCCCGCCGCTTCCAGGGCTTTGTGCAGACCCGATTGCGTCCACTGCTGACCTTCGGTCCACACCAGCATGTCGAGATCGACCAGCGCATTGGCCAGCGGTCCCGAACCGTCTTCGGCGATGAGCTTTTCGTGGATGATCACGCGCCCCCCGGCCGGGAGCGCGGCCCACGCGCGACTCAGGAGTTCGTCCCCGGTCTCGGGCGACCAGTCGTGCAGGATCTGCGAGAACAGGATCGCGTCGTGATCTTCGGGGAAGGGATCCTGAAAAATGTCTCCGGCGCGCATCGACACCTGATCCGCCAACCCGGACGCGTCCAGGTAGCCTCTGGCCAGCTCACAGACCGAAGGCAGATCCCAGATCGTGCACTCCAGACCGGGAGTCCGGCGCGCGAGTGCGATCGAGAGCGCACCGGAACCGCCGCCGACGTCGAGCACGCGCGACGCACCCGGGAGATCGAGCAGCTCGGCCAGTGCAGCGGCGGGCCCCTCCGAGATGCTGTGCATGGCGGCGGTGAAGGCGCTGGCGCGTTGCGGATCTTGCGCGTGAGCCTGCCAGGGATCGCTCGATCCGTACACCGAAGGTCCGTCTCGCTTCAGGGCCTCGAGCAAGAGCGCGGGGGTCATGGGGTTGTCGACCTCCAGGTCGATCAATCCACCCACCCACCCGGGCTTGCCGCGCACCAGAAACGCCGCCGCATCTTCGGCGAGTGCGAACCCCTCCTGTGTAGACTGAACGAGTCCCATGGTCTGCAGTGTTCTGAGAAGCAGGCGCGTCGGGCGAGGCGATAGCTCGAGGCGCTGCGCCAACCGCTCGACGTCGCAGCCCTGCTGCGCGAGCGCCTCGAACACCCCCAGACGCACCGCTGCGGCCAGAGCTGCACTCTGACGACTTGCGATATAGGCATCGTAGATCCGCTTGTCGCTTGGCACGGCCCCAGAGACTACTATCCGGGCCTCCACTAGGGGAGGTGGTGAATTGAAGGGCATCATTTTGGCGGGTGGCTCCGGCTCGCGGCTCTACCCGATCAGTCAGGTGGCGAGCAAGCAGCTCCAGCCGATCTACGACAAGCCGATGATCTGCTATCCACTGTCCACGCTGATGCTTGCGGGCATCCGCGAGATTCTGCTGATCTCCACTCCGCACGACCTGCCTCGCTTCGAAGCTTTCCTGGGGGATGGCTCGCGCTGGGGAATTTCGCTGAGCTACGCGGAACAGGCCCAACCCAAGGGGATCGCGCAGGCCTTCATGATCGGCGAAAGCTTCATCGCGGAGGATCCGGTGGCCTTGATCCTGGGCGATAACGTCTTCTACGGCCGCATGCACCTCGACGAGGCCGTCGGTGAGTTCACCAGCGGCGCATTGATCTTCGGTTATCCGGTGGGAGACCCGCGCCGCTACGGCGTGGTCGAATTCGATGCGGCGGGCAAGGTCCTGAGCCTCGAAGAAAAGCCGGAACAGCCGCGTTCCAATCTGGCCATCCCCGGCCTGTACCTCTACGACCGCAAGGTGGTGGAACTGACGAAGACGTTACAACCCTCTGCTCGGGGTGAGCTGGAGATCACGGATCTGAACAGGGCCTACCTCGAACGCGGCGAGCTTCGCGCGATTCGCCTGGGTCGCGGCATCGCCTGGCTCGACACCGGAACGCACGAGAGCCTGCTGCAGGCGGCGAACTTCATCGAGACCATCGAGCACCGGCAGGGCTTGAAAATCGCCTGTCTCGAAGAAATCGCGCTGCGCCAGGGCTTCATCAACACGCGAGATCTCGAAGCCCTGCTCGACGAGATGCCCGCCTCGGAGTACCGGGACTACGTCAGCCGCGTGCTCGCGGAACCGCTCTAGAGAGGATGGCGAGATTCCAGCGTCGGCGCGTGGTGAAGCCGGAAGACATCGACATGCTCGGGCATGTGAACAATGCGGTGTGGGTGGGGTTCATCGCCGAACTCGCGCATGCGCACGCATCTTCCCTGGGTTTCTCGATGCGCAAACTGCGCGAGTACGGTGCGATCTGGATCATCCGCCGGCACGAGATCGACTACCATCAGTCCGCGCTCCCCGATGAAGAACTGATCGAAGAAACCTGGGTCGAATCGATGAAGGGCGCTCGAAGTCAGCGAAACGCGCGCTTCACGCGCGCCAGTGACGGCGAGCTACTGGTCGAATCGAAGACGACCTGGGCGTTTGTCGATTCGGAGACGCTGCGGCCCAAGCGGATTCACAAAGACGTCCTGGCCGCATTCGCTCCCGAGTAGCTCGCCCAAAATGACGTTATGCGTCATGGGGCCGATCTCGGAGCCATTTCGCGAACGAGCCGCCGCGGGTTAGAGTGGAACCATGGAGGATACTCTTCCGATTCGTCCCATCGGCCCGTCCTCCGGTGCCTTTGCCGTTCCCCTGGAGCGGCCGGTGGGTTCCGAACTACCCTCGGAGACGCGCCCGCGCATCTATCTTGCGCCACTCGAATCCCGGATGGACGCGCGCGTGATCCGGGCGAGCCTGGCCGCGGCCGGCGAGGCCTTTCCGAAGTGGATTCCCAGCAATCGAGTCACCACTGCGAGCAAGGGTCTGAAGGATTCGTTTCTGGCCGGAGATCCGGTGCTCGTACCGCTTTCGCCCCCACGCACGGGACCCGATCGCCTGGCGCGACTGCTCGCCTGGGCCGCGCGCGAAAACCGCGAGGTCGACCTGATCCCGATCGAAACACTCTGGGGTCCGGCGAATCACTCCGCGTCGCTGTGGAATCTTCCACTGGGCAATCCGTACGATCCGCCAGAGTGGTCGCGCTGGATCCACGTTCGAAGGAAGGGCCGCGTGCGCGTGATCATCGGCTCGCCCGGGACACGTACCGCGCTCGAAGGCGAAGTCCAGCAGCCCGGTGACACCCTGCTGCTCTCCGCCTACGTGCGACAACAGGCCGTCAAGGCGCTGTCCGTCACCCAGCGACAGGTCTTTGGCGATCACTACAAGGTGCCGCGCCTGCTCGTCGAGCAGATCATGGGCCAGGTGGAGTTCCAGGATCGCGTGGCAGCCGCAGGTGCTTCCGCGGGCATGACGCGAGAAGAGTCCCTCAAGCTGGCCGAGCGCGGACTGCGCGAACTCGACACCCGCCACAACCGCTATTTCATGGAGATCTTCCGACGCTTTACCGGCTGGGTGCTGGGCATGGCCTACGACAGCGAGATCTGCGTCGATCCCGAACAACTCGAAAAGCTGCACAAATACGGACGTGAATCAGCCCTGCTCTTCATTCCGTCGCACAAGAGCAACTTCGACCACCTGACGCTGTACAACTTGTTGTTTTCTTCCGGATTCCCGCCGCCCCACACGGCCGCGGGCATCAACATGAGCTTCTTCCCGATGAGCTACATCCTGCCGGGGACGGGCGCCTACTTCATCCGCCGCTCCTTCCAGGACGACCCCATCTACAAGGAGTGCCTGCGCGGTTTCATCCACTATCTGGTGCAACGGCGTTTCCACCAGGAGTTCTTCATCGAAGGCGGGCGCACTCGTTCGGGAAAACTCCTGCCGCCCCGCTACGGAATGCTGAATTACATCGTGGACGGCGTGCGCAAGAACGACGTCGATGAAGTGCGCATCGTGCCCACGGCCATCAACTACGACGAAATCCTGGAAGTCGGGGAGTACGTTCGCCAGCAACTCGGCGACGCGAAAGAAGCGGAGAGCTTCTGGTTTCTCGTGAAGATGATCCACGCGGCCCGCTGGAACAAACTGGGACGCGTCTACGTTCGCTTCGCGGAACCCATCTCGTTGCGCGAACACCTCGAACGCTCCGGCGACGACGCACTGGTCGTCGAGAAGCTCGCATTCCAGATCTCCAATCAGATCAACGCCACCATGCAGATGACCGCGGTCAGCATCGCCTGCTCTGTGCTTCTGGGCGCGGGCCGGCGAGCTCTGACGCGCAGTCAGTTCATCGAGCGAACGCAGCGCGTTCTGGACTACGCGGAAGCGCGCGGAATTGCAGTGACGGACGAGGTGAATAGCGGCGCCGAAGCCACCGTAGAAGCAGCCGTGAAGGCTCTGGACGGAAAATCGGTCATCGAATGCTACCTGGACGGCAACGAGCCCGTCTACTTCGTGGCCGAGAGCGGTCACAACGCGGCTTCGTACTATCGCAATACCGTCATCCATTTCTTCTTGTTGAGGGCGCTCGCATCGCT contains:
- the rfbA gene encoding glucose-1-phosphate thymidylyltransferase RfbA, with amino-acid sequence MKGIILAGGSGSRLYPISQVASKQLQPIYDKPMICYPLSTLMLAGIREILLISTPHDLPRFEAFLGDGSRWGISLSYAEQAQPKGIAQAFMIGESFIAEDPVALILGDNVFYGRMHLDEAVGEFTSGALIFGYPVGDPRRYGVVEFDAAGKVLSLEEKPEQPRSNLAIPGLYLYDRKVVELTKTLQPSARGELEITDLNRAYLERGELRAIRLGRGIAWLDTGTHESLLQAANFIETIEHRQGLKIACLEEIALRQGFINTRDLEALLDEMPASEYRDYVSRVLAEPL
- a CDS encoding acyl-CoA thioesterase encodes the protein MARFQRRRVVKPEDIDMLGHVNNAVWVGFIAELAHAHASSLGFSMRKLREYGAIWIIRRHEIDYHQSALPDEELIEETWVESMKGARSQRNARFTRASDGELLVESKTTWAFVDSETLRPKRIHKDVLAAFAPE